Genomic DNA from Bifidobacterium sp. ESL0769:
GTCTTAAAAACTAGACAAATAAAAAATAAAGGTATAAATAATAAGAAAGGTTGGGCCATCATGAATGCCCCAGCAGATACAAGCAAAACATATGTAACCAATGCGACTAATCCTCTGAAGAAGGTGATGATGTGTTCACCGGTGGGCTATAAGTTCAACGATATCAACGTCATCACCACCGAGTGGATGAAGAAGGGTGACACCGAAAAGAACGACGTCATGGTCCGTGAATGGCAGACCCTGGTCGATGCCTATAAGGATAACGGCATCGAGGTCGTTCAAGTCGAGCCGCATCCTGAGTGCGAGGTCATGACGTTTTCCCGTGACTATGGCTGCATGGTCAAGGAAGGCGCCATCATCGGCCACTTCCGTCACCCGGCACGTCAGATTGAAACCAAGTACTATGAGGCGAAACTCAAGGAAATGGGCGTTCCGATCATCGCCAGGGTCAACGCCGGCTGCATGGAAGGCGGAGACTTCTGGATGCTTGATGAGCACACGCTGGCTTGGGGTGAAGTCGACCGCACCGACGAAGCCGGTGTCGCCAACCTCCGTGAGCAGCTGTGGAAGTACGGCTATACCGTCGTAGGTGTTCCTGTCAACCCGGACAACCTCCATCTTGACATGTGCTTCAACATCGTCGCCCCGCAGGTCGCGCTGGCCGTCATCGATCAGCTTCCTTATCAGTTCGTGAAGGCTCTGAAGCGTCGTAACTTCGAGCTCATCCCTGTGGATGCTCAGGATGTGTTCAAGCATGGCTGCAATGTCGAGGCAATCGGCAACGGCAAGGTCATTGCCATCGAGAAGAACAAGCACATCAACGATAAGATGCGTGCTCTCGGCCTCGATGTCATTGACGTGCCCTTCGATCAGATTCTGCACGCCGGCGGTGGTCCTCACTGCCTGACTCAGCCTATTGAGCGTCCGTGAGAAAAGGCTCTGTAATGCATATTCTTATCTGTGATTATCCGGATTCAATGATGCCGGACCATCGCTTGGAAATGCAGACGCTGAGAGACGGATTGGGCGACGACACCGTCATCGATGTACTCGAGTATGACGATTCGCGACGTGACGAGTTTCTGCAAGCCGTGAGCAAGGCAGATGCGCTGTTGACTGCGTTCGTCAATGTCGATGCTTCGGTGATGGATGCCGCGCCTAATCTCAAGGTCGTTTCGTTGAATTCCACAGGATATGATCGTGTGGATCTCAAGGAAGCGACCAAGCGGGGCATCGGTGTATGCCCTGTAGGCGAATACTGCACAACGGATGTCGCGGAAGCGGCTGTTGCCTTCGTGCTGGCCCTGCACAAAAGGATTAAGCCTTATGGTCAGCAAATCGACAGGGATCATGTATGGGATTTCTCTGCATTCCCGGCTTGGCCGCGTTTGCAGGACCAGAGCGTGGGTATCTTCGGTTTCGGCAAGATCGGCAAGGCGACTTCGCGCAAGCTGATGGGCCTGGTCAAAGACATCTCTGTTTATGATCCCTATATCAGCAATGAGTCCGCTCTCGCTGCAGGGGTAACCATGAAGGACAAGGATGAGCTGCTTGCAACAAGCGACGTCATCATCAATATCATGAACCTCAACGATACTAACAGCGGCTTCTTCAACGCCGATGCATTTGCAGCGATGCAAAAAAAGCCGTTGTTCGTCAATGTCAGCCGTGGCCTGTGTGTAGATGAGTCTGCACTGTTGGAAGCACTCGATTCCGGACAGATTCGTGGCTATGCGGCCGATGTGTTGAGCGACGAGACGCCCGACTTGGCCAATAATGCCTTGGTCGGCAGGGACAACGTGCTCCTGACCCCGCATTCTGCGTTCTATTCCACAACCTCAATGGAAGCTTTGCAGCGTTTGTCTTGCGAGAACATCGTGCACTTCCTGAAAGGTGAAAAGGAAAGGGTGTTCAAGCTCGTTAATGCAGTGTGAAACTCCGTTCGCACTGGAAAGGAAATAAAAATATGTCTACAGATCCACGTAGCGTACTCGCGCTTGGTGGCAACGCTTTGGGGAACACACCTCAGGAACAGCTCGAGCGGGTTCGAGATACCGCCAAAGCGCTCATTGAGATGATCATGCATGACAATGAGATTATTGTCACCCATGGCAACGGCCCACAGGTCGGCATGATTCAGAAGGCGTTTTCCGTCGCGTCCCAGACGGATCAGAAAATACCTTCGATGCCATTGCCTGAGTGTGGGGCGATGAGCCAAGGCTACATTGGATATCATTTGCAGCAAGCACTGCAGAATGAGATCAAGCGGCGCGGCAAGCAATGGCATGTCTCTTCGCTTGTCACGCAGATTGAAGTCGATCCCGCTGATCCGGCATTCAACAATCCGACGAAGCCTGTTGGAGCTTTCCTCACCGAAGAACAGATGAAGAAAGCGTCCCAAGAGTCGCCCGATCTGAAGTTTGTCGAGGATTCGGGCAGGGGATGGCGTCAAGTAGTCGCCTCGCCGGCCCCGTTGCGAATCGTCGAAAAGCCGTCGATTCTCAATTTGCTTGATTCCGAGTTCATAGTGATTTGCTCCGGAGGCGGAGGGGTTCCCGTTGTCAGCAATAAGGATGGCATGCTTCAGGGTGTTCCCGCCGTCATCGACAAGGACCTCGCTGCGGCCGTTTTGGCCGAGGATGTCGGCGCGCAGACGCTGTGCCTTCTGACTGCGGTCGACAGGGTGGCGATTAACTTCGGCACTCCGCAGCAGCAAGATCTTAACGATCTGACAACCGCCGAGGCCCGCAAGCTGTGCAAAGAGGGCCAGTTTGCTCCCGGTAGCATGCTTCCCAAGGTGCTTGCGGCTATACGCTTCGCGGAATCTGGTCCGGGTAAGGTTGCCGTCATCGGTTCGTTGCAGCAAGCGGCAGCGACGCTTGCAGGTACCGCCGGGACACGCATCCACGCCTGAAACTGATTATATGTGGCAAGGAGAAGACTCACAGTGGTGATGGGTAGCGCATGGTATGCCGCCCATCACCACTGTGGGTTGTATCTAGTGTCCCGGCGGAATTGAGTTGAAAGTTCTCAAAATTTTCGTGTCGTTGGGTCAATGTGTTCCTGGTGGTGTTTGTTTTATGGTTCAAATTTATAGATTTTTCATTAATCATGAGAATCGAAGGTGATTTTCTTGAAATCCTTGCATATATTGGATTTTATTGTTATCGGATTGTATTTCGTAGTCCTGATAGGTATAGGGCTTTGGTCGTTGCGTAAAACCAAAAATCGCGATGACTACCTCGTTGCTGGCCGCCGTTTGCACTTTCCGTTGTTCTTCGGGTGTATGGCGGCCATGGCTGTAGGTGGTGCCGTTACCGTCGGCGGAACCGAGAAAGGCTATTCCGACGGCATCGCCGGTGCCTGGGTGGGTACTTCGCTCGGTTTGGGCCTTATAGCGCTCGGAATCTTGGTCTCCAGCAAGCTCAGTAAGCTGAGCGCATTGTCAATCAATGAAGTGATCGAACGCAACTATGGTGCCAGTGCCCGTGTTTTCGGGGCCGTTCTCACCATCATCTACACGGTTTCTCTGACAGTGGTTCAGGTGGTATCGATGGGCGCCATCGTCTCTGGCATCTTCAAGATTCCGAAAGTCTGGGCCATCATCGGTTCGGGCCTGGTCGTGGTTTTCTATACCTTCCTTGGCGGTATGTGGTCGGTGACCATGACCGATATCGTCCAATTCATCATCAAAACGCTTGGCGTGATGATCTTGGTGCCTATTTTCGTGCTCAGCAACCCTGCTGTCGGGGGAATTGCCGGATTCGTCCAGCACATCCCTGCTACCCATTGGAATCTGGGTGCCTACGGTTTCTCAGGAACACTTCATTGGATTCTACTTTATGTTCCCGGTCTGGTAATCGGCCAGGATATGTGGCAGCGCATCTTCACGGCCAAGACGCCGAAGATCGCACGCTGGGGCACGATTACCGCCGGCATCTATGCCATCTTCTATTCACTGGCTGCGGTCATGCTGGGAATGTTCGTGTGTGCGGCCGGATTCAAATTGAGCGATCCCTCGCTGGCATTCGAAACGGGTATCTCCGCTTTCCTGCCCACTGGTCTTGTCGGTCTATTGCTTGCAGCGGCGCTTGCCGCGGCCATGTCGGTGGCATCGGGAACGATATTGGCCTGCTCGACGGTCATTTACAATGATTTGTATCTGCGTTTCGTCAAGGGCCAGAAGAGCTCCGAAGCCTCTGCCGTTTCCGATGGTCAGGATGCCAAAAACGACGTCAAGGCGGAAGCTGCGAATGAAGAAGCCAAAAAGAATCATGGCGGCAATGATGTGTGGATCAATCGTGGAATCGCCATCGTCGTCGGCATCGTCATTATCGCTTTGTCGTTGCTGATCAGCGATATCTTCAAGGCGCTGGATCTTGCCTACGGTTTCCTTTCCGGCTGTGTCTTCATCCCTGTGATTTTCTCCTTCGTATTGAAGAAGATCTCCCGTTTCGCCGGTTTCGCCTCGTTGTTCGCCAGTACGGCCGCCGTGTCCGTCACCATGATCTACGGTGAGCTGACCAAGCAGACCGAGTTTGCCGTCGGTGGCAATTGGCCCATTATTTTCGGAATTTCGGTAGGCCTTATCGTCTATCTCTTGGTGACGGCGCTTGACAAGCATAAGGTGACTCCGAACGTATCGGCGGATGAAGTGGAACCTGCAAAGGATGCCGTAGCCGTCGCAGATGCCTCGTGAAGTCTAAAAAGCTGCGGGCTGGTCGCGTTTTCAGACCGACACCGCAGCTGGCGCAATCAGATGATTGATTATAGCTGTCCGCGAACGTATACGGCGGTGTGATAATTGTTTGATGCGCGGTCAGTGAAGAAGCGGATGGCGCATGAGGCAGGCGCACAAGGCGCCATTCGTGAAAGGTTTGACGAGTATGTCACAGATACAACAACAGCGGAAAGTCATTGTTCTGGGCGGACACGGGAAGGTGGCGTTGCTTGCCGAGCCGAAGCTTAAGGAAGCCGGTTTCAACGTCGATGCGGTGATCCGCAACCCGGCGCAGTCCGACGACGTGCGCAAGGCCGGCGCGAACCCGGTGGTCTTCGATATGGAACATGCCAACGTCGACAGCTTTGCTGGTCTGTTCGAAGGCGCCGTTGCCGTCGTGTTCTCGGCAGGTGCCGGCGGTGGGGATGACGTTCGTACCCATGCCGTCGATTATCAGGCAGCGGTCAACGCGATTGATGCGGCCGAAAAGGTGGGTGTGCGCCGCTTTGTCATGGTTTCGTATGATACGGCTGACCGCGATCCGCAGGAGATGGGCTGGCCTGACTCGTTCATCACGTATGCACAGTCTAAGCACGATGCTGACGCCCACTTGCGTGATTCCTCGCTTGAATATACGATTCTCGGCCCCGGCCTGCTTACGCTTGAGCCGGAAACCGACAAGATTGTCTTGACCGATGACCATACGATGATTGACGGCAAGCCGGCAACCAGCGAGCAAAGTGCGACCTCGCGCGGCAACGTCGCGGCGGTCATCGCCCGCGTGCTCGGTGCCGATGTCGCCAAGCGTAAGACCATCGATTTCTACGACGGTGACAAGCCGATCGACGAGGTTCTGGTCTGAAGTTCAGATCGAAATCTGATTCTGACATATTGCCGCTCCCGAAAGCACAGGCTTCGGAAGCGGCATTTTTATGCCAGCGCTGTATGGTTAGATAGACTATTGAGAGATATACAAACATGTTGAGAGATGTACAAATATAAAGAAAGGCCCCCGATGGAGCAGAAACAGTACGTATGTGTCAAGTGCGGCTGCCAGCACTACACCTCCGATCAATTCCAAGCGACCGGCGGTGAATTCGCCAAGCTGTTCAACGTACAGAACAAGAAATTCATTACCGTCAGCTGCACCCAGTGCGGCTACACCGAGCTCTATCGTGCCGAAACCGACGCCGGCATGAACATTCTTGATTTCCTGATGAGCTGATGTCTGTTGTTCTGACCTTATTTGCGTTACGCTTTAGGTAGTTGTCAAGCCAAAGGGGCGGAAGATATGACGATTGCGTTGAAGCGGGTTTATGAGGTGGCCGAGGATTCGGATGGCTATCGTGTGTTGGTCGACCGGCTTTGGCCTCGCGGCATTTCCAAGGTGAACGCGAAGCTCGACTTGTGGCTCAAGGAGATCGGCCCGACCACGCAGCTGCGTAAGTGGTTCGGTCAC
This window encodes:
- a CDS encoding arginine deiminase family protein produces the protein MNAPADTSKTYVTNATNPLKKVMMCSPVGYKFNDINVITTEWMKKGDTEKNDVMVREWQTLVDAYKDNGIEVVQVEPHPECEVMTFSRDYGCMVKEGAIIGHFRHPARQIETKYYEAKLKEMGVPIIARVNAGCMEGGDFWMLDEHTLAWGEVDRTDEAGVANLREQLWKYGYTVVGVPVNPDNLHLDMCFNIVAPQVALAVIDQLPYQFVKALKRRNFELIPVDAQDVFKHGCNVEAIGNGKVIAIEKNKHINDKMRALGLDVIDVPFDQILHAGGGPHCLTQPIERP
- a CDS encoding NAD(P)-dependent oxidoreductase, whose product is MHILICDYPDSMMPDHRLEMQTLRDGLGDDTVIDVLEYDDSRRDEFLQAVSKADALLTAFVNVDASVMDAAPNLKVVSLNSTGYDRVDLKEATKRGIGVCPVGEYCTTDVAEAAVAFVLALHKRIKPYGQQIDRDHVWDFSAFPAWPRLQDQSVGIFGFGKIGKATSRKLMGLVKDISVYDPYISNESALAAGVTMKDKDELLATSDVIINIMNLNDTNSGFFNADAFAAMQKKPLFVNVSRGLCVDESALLEALDSGQIRGYAADVLSDETPDLANNALVGRDNVLLTPHSAFYSTTSMEALQRLSCENIVHFLKGEKERVFKLVNAV
- the arcC gene encoding carbamate kinase — protein: MSTDPRSVLALGGNALGNTPQEQLERVRDTAKALIEMIMHDNEIIVTHGNGPQVGMIQKAFSVASQTDQKIPSMPLPECGAMSQGYIGYHLQQALQNEIKRRGKQWHVSSLVTQIEVDPADPAFNNPTKPVGAFLTEEQMKKASQESPDLKFVEDSGRGWRQVVASPAPLRIVEKPSILNLLDSEFIVICSGGGGVPVVSNKDGMLQGVPAVIDKDLAAAVLAEDVGAQTLCLLTAVDRVAINFGTPQQQDLNDLTTAEARKLCKEGQFAPGSMLPKVLAAIRFAESGPGKVAVIGSLQQAAATLAGTAGTRIHA
- a CDS encoding SDR family oxidoreductase, which codes for MSQIQQQRKVIVLGGHGKVALLAEPKLKEAGFNVDAVIRNPAQSDDVRKAGANPVVFDMEHANVDSFAGLFEGAVAVVFSAGAGGGDDVRTHAVDYQAAVNAIDAAEKVGVRRFVMVSYDTADRDPQEMGWPDSFITYAQSKHDADAHLRDSSLEYTILGPGLLTLEPETDKIVLTDDHTMIDGKPATSEQSATSRGNVAAVIARVLGADVAKRKTIDFYDGDKPIDEVLV
- a CDS encoding zinc ribbon domain-containing protein codes for the protein MEQKQYVCVKCGCQHYTSDQFQATGGEFAKLFNVQNKKFITVSCTQCGYTELYRAETDAGMNILDFLMS